One Papaver somniferum cultivar HN1 chromosome 10, ASM357369v1, whole genome shotgun sequence genomic window carries:
- the LOC113315251 gene encoding uncharacterized protein LOC113315251 — protein MEIQELQNMQPKQKVLNCNQFAIQRAKERMRRSQRERRAKSENKASMAFCLSQQARQRIETEKKVIRPSKEPSMAKCLAQKAAQKARKQREKQEKNGKDP, from the exons ATGGAAATTCAAGAATTGCAGAATATGCAACCTAAACAAAAAGTATTAAATTGCAATCAATTCGCCATTCAGAGAGCTAAG GAAAGGATGCGAAGGTCCCAACGGGAACGTCGCGCCAAATCGGAAAATAAAGCATCAATG GCATTCTGCTTGTCGCAACAAGCACGTCAACGAATAGAAACAGAAAAAAAAGTTATCCGACCATCAAAAGAACCGTCGATG GCAAAATGCTTGGCACAAAAAGCAGCACAAAAAGCACGTAAACaaagagaaaaacaagaaaaaaacggGAAGGATCCATAA